GCAGCAAATTTGGAATCCCTATTGAAAAAGCTCTTGATTATTATAAACTCGCTAAATCAATGAAAAATATAAAAGTTATAGGAATTCACAAACACATCGGTTCTCAAATTACAGAAACTTCTGCATATGTGGAGGCTTTGAACAAAATTCTTTCTCTCTATGACCAGCTCGCAAACTATGACATGGAAATTGAATACATTGATATTGGAGGCGGACTGGGAATAACCTACAGAGACGAAGAACCTCCTCATCCAAAGGAACTGGCAGATGTATTAATACCTCTGGTAAAAAATAAAAAAGGCAAACTAATAATTGAGCCTGGAAGATCAATTGTAGGAAATGCAGGAATCCTTGTTACAAAGGTTCTTTATACCAAAGAGACAGAGCAGAAAAACTTTATCATAGTAGATGCAGGTATGAATGACCTCATAAGACCAACTCTTTATGGCTCTTATCATGAAATTCAACCTGTAACTCCCGGGAAAAAAGAGAAAATAGTAGCAGATATTGTTGGACCTATATGTGAATCAGGTGATTTTCTTGCAAAAGACAGAGAAATTGAGAAAGTATCTGCTGGAGAGTATCTTGCAGTTATGAGCGCAGGTGCCTATGGATTCAGTATGTCCTCTAACTATAATAGTCGTCCAAGAGTTGCAGAAGTTCTTGTTAAAGGTGACCAATATGCACTTATAAGAAAACGTGAAACCTATAAAGATTTAATAAGGAATGAAATTGTACCGGAGGAGTTACTCTAATGGAAAAGATCAATTTTGTAAAAATGCATGGACTTGGTAATGACTTTATATTGATTGATTGTCTTAAAAATGATTTGCCAAAACCTCAAGAATTCGCAATTCATTACTGTAATCGTCGTTTTGGCATTGGTGCAGATCAACTCCTGCTTTTGTATCCATCTCAGATAGCAGATTTTAAGATGAAAATTTTTAATGCCGACGGCTCTGAAGTTGAAATGTGCGGAAATGGTATAAGATGTTTTGCAAAGTACATATGGGACAGAGGACTATCAAATAAAGATGTTCTTGAGGTGGAAACTCTTGCCGGAATTATTAAGCCAAAGAAAGTTGGAGAACTTGTTCAGGTTGATATGGGAAAGCCAGAGTTTCATCCTAATAAAATTCCAGTTGATGTAGAAGGAGACTCTGCCTTTGATTTAATGCTTGAAGTATCTGGATGGCATGCAAGAATAAACTGTGTAAGTATGGGAAACCCCCATGCTGTGATATTCCTTGATGAAGAGCCTAAAAACTTTGCTGTTACAAAATACGGACCACTGATTGAAAACCATCCAATTTTTCCCAAAAGAACAAATGTTGAATTTGCTTATGTAAAAAACTCTTCTGAGATTGTGATGCGTGTCTGGGAAAGAGGAGCAGGAGAAACTCTTGCCTGCGGGACAGGAGCCTGTGCTACTGCAGTAGCCGCTATGGTTAAGGAATTTACAAACAAAAAAGTCACTGTACATCTGCTTGGTGGAGACCTTTTAATTGAATGGGCTGCTGATGGACATGTTTATATGACAGGACCAGCTCAGGAGGTTTTTGAAGGAGTTGTAAAAGTTCCACAAATTGGCTGAAAATCACAAAATTTACATTTATTTTTAAAATCAGAGGTTGGTTCAAAAGGTGTATTT
The Thermodesulfovibrio yellowstonii DSM 11347 DNA segment above includes these coding regions:
- the lysA gene encoding diaminopimelate decarboxylase; protein product: MHFFSHKKGELYAEDVPVKELINKFGTPLYIYSYGTLIRHIRAYEEAFCEVPHIICYAVKANSNLAILRIFAELGIGADIVSGGELFKALKAGIKPYKIVFAGVGKTDEEIEYALKNNILMFNVESEAELHKINEKAKNLKKVASVALRVNPDIDPKTHKYIATGLKSSKFGIPIEKALDYYKLAKSMKNIKVIGIHKHIGSQITETSAYVEALNKILSLYDQLANYDMEIEYIDIGGGLGITYRDEEPPHPKELADVLIPLVKNKKGKLIIEPGRSIVGNAGILVTKVLYTKETEQKNFIIVDAGMNDLIRPTLYGSYHEIQPVTPGKKEKIVADIVGPICESGDFLAKDREIEKVSAGEYLAVMSAGAYGFSMSSNYNSRPRVAEVLVKGDQYALIRKRETYKDLIRNEIVPEELL
- the dapF gene encoding diaminopimelate epimerase, encoding MNFVKMHGLGNDFILIDCLKNDLPKPQEFAIHYCNRRFGIGADQLLLLYPSQIADFKMKIFNADGSEVEMCGNGIRCFAKYIWDRGLSNKDVLEVETLAGIIKPKKVGELVQVDMGKPEFHPNKIPVDVEGDSAFDLMLEVSGWHARINCVSMGNPHAVIFLDEEPKNFAVTKYGPLIENHPIFPKRTNVEFAYVKNSSEIVMRVWERGAGETLACGTGACATAVAAMVKEFTNKKVTVHLLGGDLLIEWAADGHVYMTGPAQEVFEGVVKVPQIG